From a region of the Pseudomonas fulva 12-X genome:
- a CDS encoding MFS transporter — MRLIWKSFSSLYIATVLMLLGSGLLSTYLALRLAESGEGVWAGALMAANYFGLVLGGKIGHRLIARVGHIRAYVACAGVVTAAVLGHGLLDWLPAWLVLRVLVGLGMMCQYMVIESWLNEQAETKQRGLVFAGYMAASYLGLVLGQLVLVVHPTLGLELLMLVALSFALCLVPVALTRRLHPAPLRPAPLEMRFFFRRVPLSLTTIGVAGLMIGSFYGLAPLYAAEMGLATEQIGIFMGCCILAGLVVQAPLGWLSDRVDRVKLIRGTSGLLLLVASPLAILSEAPLLLLVSVGFIVSMLQFSLYPLAVAFANDHVETDRRVSLTAMLLVTFGVGACIGPLLVGVLMRFFGANMLYAFFCLCGLFLVWRVRSNIVTHLHQVDDAPLQHVAMPVNMTASPLVAALDPRVDEQVVQEQMQEPVASEPDDSDPPAESSQTSATTPQV; from the coding sequence ATGCGCTTGATCTGGAAATCCTTCAGTTCCCTCTACATCGCCACCGTCCTGATGCTGTTGGGCTCCGGCCTGTTGAGTACCTATCTCGCCCTGCGCCTGGCTGAGTCCGGCGAAGGTGTCTGGGCCGGTGCGCTCATGGCAGCCAACTATTTTGGCCTGGTGCTGGGCGGCAAGATCGGTCATCGACTGATCGCCCGGGTTGGGCATATCCGCGCTTATGTGGCCTGTGCCGGAGTGGTGACGGCCGCTGTGCTCGGCCACGGTTTGCTCGACTGGCTGCCGGCCTGGCTGGTGCTGCGTGTGCTGGTAGGCCTGGGAATGATGTGTCAGTACATGGTGATCGAGAGCTGGCTCAACGAACAGGCGGAAACCAAACAGCGTGGTCTGGTGTTCGCCGGCTACATGGCAGCGTCCTATCTGGGCCTGGTGCTCGGTCAGCTGGTACTGGTGGTGCATCCAACGCTTGGCCTGGAATTACTCATGCTGGTGGCCCTGTCATTCGCCCTGTGCCTGGTGCCCGTTGCCCTGACTCGGCGCCTGCACCCGGCGCCACTGCGCCCGGCTCCTTTGGAAATGCGCTTCTTCTTCCGGCGTGTGCCTTTGTCGCTTACTACCATCGGTGTGGCGGGGCTGATGATCGGTTCTTTTTACGGCCTGGCGCCGTTGTATGCGGCAGAAATGGGGCTTGCCACCGAGCAGATCGGTATCTTCATGGGCTGCTGCATTCTGGCGGGGCTTGTCGTACAGGCACCCCTTGGCTGGCTGTCGGATCGTGTCGACCGGGTCAAGCTGATACGCGGCACGTCAGGCTTGTTGCTGCTGGTCGCTTCGCCGCTGGCCATTCTGTCCGAGGCTCCCTTGTTGCTATTGGTCTCGGTGGGGTTCATCGTCAGCATGCTGCAATTCAGCCTCTATCCGCTGGCTGTGGCGTTCGCCAATGACCACGTTGAGACTGATCGGCGTGTGTCGCTGACCGCTATGCTCCTGGTCACTTTCGGGGTGGGTGCCTGTATCGGCCCACTGCTGGTCGGCGTGCTGATGCGCTTTTTCGGCGCCAACATGCTGTATGCGTTCTTCTGTTTGTGCGGGCTTTTCCTAGTCTGGCGCGTGCGTTCGAACATCGTCACCCACCTGCATCAGGTCGATGACGCGCCGCTGCAACACGTGGCCATGCCGGTGAACATGACCGCATCACCGCTGGTGGCGGCACTGGATCCGCGTGTCGACGAGCAGGTGGTTCAGGAGCAGATGCAGGAGCCTGTGGCAAGCGAGCCGGACGACAGCGACCCCCCGGCTGAAAGCTCGCAGACGTCGGCCACCACGCCGCAGGTATGA
- a CDS encoding indolepyruvate ferredoxin oxidoreductase family protein, with product MSLAEIRLDDKYRLATGHLYLTGTQALTRLPMLQKQRDAAAGLNTACFISGYRGSPLGGLDKSLWEAREFLQQNAIHFQPGVNEELGATAVWGSQQTNLFPGARYDGVFAMWYGKGPGVDRSGDVFKHGNSAGVSPHGGVLVLAGDDHGCKSSTIAHQSEHAFIAASMPVLNPANVQEILDYGIIGWELSRYSGCWVALKTIAENVDSSAVVDVDPQRVQVTIPNDFELPEDGVHIRWPDPPLAQEKRLNVYKIYAARAFAHANGLNKVMLDSPNPRLGIITTGKSYLDVRQALDDLGLDEALCAQIGLRVLKIGMSWPLEPVSVHGFAEGLDEILVVEEKRSIIEDQLTGQLYNWPVGKRPRVVGEFDEQGQSLLPNLGELTPAMIARVIARRLAPIYTSEVIEARLKFLDAKEKALAARSYSTVRTPHFCSGCPHNSSTKVPEGSRAMGGIGCHYMTQWMNRSTDTFTQMGGEGVTWIGQAPFTDTPHVFQNLGDGTYFHSGHLALRAAVAAGVNITYKILYNDAVAMTGGQPVDGELRVDQLSQQVFAEGVKRIAVVSDEPDKYPSRSTFAPITSFHHRRELDAVQRELREFKGVSVIIYDQTCATEKRRRRKRGKLVDPARRAFINSAVCEGCGDCSVKSNCLSVLPLETELGRKREIDQNACNKDFSCLDGFCPSFVTVHGGQLRQPQALGAGALFVALPEPRQPALDRPWNILLPGVGGSGVTTVGALLGMAAHLESKGCTVLDQAGLAQKFGPVNTHVRIAARQDDIYAVRIAAGEADLLIGCDLVVAAGEDALAKLNEKVSHAVINDHEAATAEFTRNPDAQVPGAAMRQALIDAVGAEKTWFVDATHLATRLLGDSIATNLFMLGYAYQKGLVPISAQAIDKAIELNNVAVEFNQQAFLWGRRAAYDAAAIERLVQPQGTESKRCETLDEVIEDRVVCLTAYQNARYAERYRQLVSRVRARDSDPQQRLTEAVARYYFKLLAYKDEYEVARLYSDAAFSEALHGQFQGDFRLQFHLAPSWLSRTDPVTGEPRKRSFGPWMLNAFKVLAKLRVLRGTWLDPFGHSEERKLEQALIREYERSIGQMLDALDVGNYETALAIAELPEQIRGYGHVKEKAAERARAQERQLQERMKAGQAVVVKLFEPAA from the coding sequence ATGTCTCTGGCCGAAATCCGTCTGGACGACAAATACCGTCTCGCGACGGGCCATTTGTATCTCACCGGCACCCAGGCGCTGACCCGCCTGCCCATGCTGCAGAAGCAGCGTGATGCCGCCGCCGGGCTCAATACCGCGTGCTTCATTTCCGGCTACCGTGGCTCACCATTGGGTGGGCTGGACAAGAGTCTCTGGGAGGCGCGCGAGTTTCTGCAGCAAAACGCCATTCACTTCCAGCCCGGCGTCAACGAGGAGCTCGGCGCTACGGCGGTTTGGGGCAGCCAGCAGACCAATCTGTTTCCAGGCGCGCGCTACGACGGCGTGTTTGCCATGTGGTACGGCAAAGGCCCTGGTGTCGACCGCAGCGGCGACGTGTTCAAGCATGGCAACTCCGCCGGTGTGTCGCCCCATGGTGGCGTGCTGGTGCTGGCCGGTGACGACCACGGCTGCAAGTCTTCGACCATCGCTCACCAGAGCGAACATGCCTTTATCGCCGCCTCTATGCCGGTGCTCAACCCGGCCAATGTTCAGGAAATTCTCGATTACGGCATCATTGGCTGGGAGCTTTCGCGCTACAGCGGCTGTTGGGTGGCGCTGAAAACCATCGCCGAGAACGTCGACTCCTCGGCGGTGGTGGATGTCGATCCGCAACGAGTGCAGGTCACGATCCCCAATGATTTCGAACTGCCTGAAGACGGCGTGCACATTCGCTGGCCCGATCCGCCCCTGGCCCAGGAAAAGCGCCTTAACGTCTACAAGATCTACGCGGCCCGCGCGTTCGCTCATGCCAACGGCCTGAACAAGGTGATGCTCGACTCGCCCAATCCGCGCCTGGGGATCATCACCACCGGCAAGTCCTATCTTGATGTACGCCAGGCGCTGGATGACCTCGGCCTAGACGAAGCGCTCTGTGCGCAGATTGGTCTGCGGGTATTGAAAATCGGCATGAGCTGGCCGCTGGAGCCGGTCTCCGTGCATGGCTTTGCCGAGGGGCTGGACGAAATTCTGGTCGTCGAGGAGAAGCGCAGCATCATCGAGGACCAACTGACTGGGCAGCTCTACAACTGGCCAGTCGGCAAGCGCCCCCGGGTGGTCGGCGAGTTCGATGAGCAGGGCCAGTCGTTACTGCCGAATCTGGGCGAGCTGACCCCGGCGATGATTGCTCGTGTCATTGCGCGGCGCCTGGCGCCCATCTACACCAGTGAGGTGATCGAGGCGCGCCTGAAGTTTCTCGATGCCAAGGAAAAGGCCCTGGCGGCGCGCAGCTACAGCACCGTACGCACCCCGCATTTCTGCTCCGGCTGCCCGCATAACAGCTCGACCAAGGTGCCAGAAGGCAGCCGTGCCATGGGCGGCATCGGTTGCCATTACATGACCCAATGGATGAACCGCAGTACCGATACCTTCACCCAGATGGGCGGGGAAGGGGTGACCTGGATCGGTCAGGCGCCGTTTACCGACACGCCACACGTGTTCCAGAACCTGGGCGACGGCACCTATTTCCACTCCGGGCATTTGGCGCTACGGGCTGCCGTCGCCGCCGGCGTGAACATCACCTACAAGATTCTCTACAACGATGCAGTGGCCATGACCGGGGGCCAGCCCGTCGACGGTGAACTGCGGGTCGATCAGTTGAGCCAGCAGGTGTTCGCCGAAGGGGTCAAACGCATCGCGGTGGTCAGCGACGAGCCGGACAAGTACCCGAGTCGCTCGACCTTCGCGCCGATCACCAGCTTTCATCATCGCCGCGAGCTCGATGCGGTGCAGCGCGAGTTGCGCGAGTTCAAGGGCGTTTCGGTGATCATCTACGACCAGACCTGTGCGACCGAGAAACGGCGTCGCCGCAAGCGCGGCAAGCTGGTCGATCCGGCGCGACGCGCGTTCATCAACTCCGCGGTGTGCGAAGGCTGTGGCGACTGCAGCGTGAAGTCCAACTGTCTGTCGGTGCTGCCGCTGGAAACCGAGTTGGGGCGCAAGCGGGAAATCGACCAGAACGCCTGCAACAAGGATTTCAGCTGCCTCGATGGCTTCTGCCCCAGCTTCGTCACCGTGCACGGCGGCCAGCTGCGCCAGCCCCAGGCGCTTGGTGCCGGCGCGCTGTTCGTGGCCTTGCCGGAGCCGCGCCAGCCTGCTCTGGATCGGCCTTGGAACATTTTGCTGCCCGGTGTCGGCGGCAGCGGTGTGACCACCGTGGGTGCGCTGTTGGGCATGGCGGCGCATCTGGAAAGCAAGGGCTGTACGGTGCTCGACCAGGCCGGCCTGGCGCAGAAGTTCGGGCCGGTGAACACCCATGTGCGCATCGCCGCCCGGCAGGACGATATCTACGCCGTACGGATCGCCGCGGGTGAAGCCGATCTGCTGATCGGCTGCGACCTGGTGGTAGCCGCTGGTGAAGATGCGTTGGCCAAGCTCAACGAGAAGGTCTCCCACGCTGTGATCAACGATCACGAGGCCGCCACCGCGGAGTTCACCCGCAACCCGGACGCCCAGGTACCTGGGGCGGCGATGCGCCAGGCGTTAATTGACGCAGTTGGAGCGGAGAAAACCTGGTTCGTCGATGCGACGCACCTGGCGACTCGCCTGCTCGGCGACAGTATCGCCACCAACCTGTTCATGCTCGGCTATGCCTATCAGAAAGGTCTGGTGCCCATCAGCGCGCAAGCCATCGACAAGGCCATCGAACTGAACAATGTGGCGGTCGAGTTCAACCAGCAGGCCTTCCTGTGGGGGCGGCGTGCTGCCTATGACGCAGCTGCCATCGAGCGTCTGGTGCAGCCTCAGGGTACCGAAAGCAAGCGCTGCGAAACGCTCGATGAAGTCATCGAAGACCGTGTCGTATGTCTGACGGCTTATCAGAATGCCCGCTATGCCGAGCGCTATCGCCAACTGGTCAGCCGTGTCCGTGCGCGCGACAGTGATCCACAGCAGCGGCTGACCGAGGCCGTGGCGCGCTATTACTTCAAGCTGCTGGCCTACAAGGACGAGTACGAGGTGGCGCGCCTATACAGCGATGCGGCGTTCAGCGAGGCGCTGCATGGGCAGTTCCAGGGCGATTTCCGCCTGCAGTTCCACTTGGCGCCTTCCTGGCTTAGCCGTACCGATCCGGTGACAGGAGAGCCGCGCAAGCGCAGCTTCGGGCCGTGGATGCTCAATGCTTTCAAAGTGCTGGCCAAGTTGCGCGTACTGCGTGGCACCTGGCTGGATCCATTCGGGCATAGCGAGGAGCGCAAGCTTGAGCAGGCGTTGATCAGAGAGTATGAGCGCAGCATTGGTCAGATGCTCGACGCGCTCGATGTCGGCAACTACGAAACCGCGCTGGCGATTGCCGAATTGCCGGAACAGATCCGTGGTTACGGGCACGTCAAGGAGAAGGCGGCGGAGCGAGCACGGGCTCAGGAGCGGCAATTGCAGGAAAGGATGAAGGCAGGCCAGGCGGTGGTCGTGAAGCTGTTCGAGCCGGCCGCCTGA
- a CDS encoding flagella synthesis protein FlgN, with protein sequence MNITPLLDLFNEDIGHAAQLLELIDAEYEALGERDLSKLQDILASKQPLLATLDQHGKSRTQALVSLQLSPDRSGLKALAERSDKGDELIQASEQLSELLERCQEANLRNGRIIRTSQNSTASMLGILRGSETPSLYDSTGGTAKIGSKRPLSQA encoded by the coding sequence ATGAATATCACGCCACTGCTCGATCTGTTCAACGAGGATATCGGCCACGCAGCGCAGCTGCTTGAGCTGATCGACGCGGAATATGAAGCCCTTGGCGAACGCGACCTGAGCAAACTGCAGGACATACTGGCGAGCAAACAACCCCTGCTTGCCACCCTTGACCAGCACGGCAAGAGTCGCACGCAAGCCCTCGTCAGCCTGCAGCTGAGTCCTGATCGCTCAGGCTTGAAAGCACTTGCCGAACGCTCGGATAAAGGTGACGAACTGATACAGGCCAGCGAACAGTTGAGCGAGCTGCTCGAACGCTGCCAGGAAGCCAACTTGCGTAACGGCCGAATCATTCGTACCAGCCAGAACTCCACCGCCAGCATGCTTGGCATCTTGCGAGGCAGTGAAACGCCGTCGCTCTATGACAGCACTGGCGGTACCGCTAAAATCGGCAGCAAGCGCCCGCTCAGCCAGGCCTGA
- the phnN gene encoding phosphonate metabolism protein/1,5-bisphosphokinase (PRPP-forming) PhnN, whose protein sequence is MNAGRLIFLMGPSGAGKDSVLQRLQQSLEGRGCRIARRVITRSAEAMGEEAVSVSPREFGERERAGDFAMVWRANGLAYGIPREIEEWLADGYQVIVNGSRGYLDEARRRYPDLLAVLLQVEPAILRRRLLARAREDVGEIEARLARSAELSGSAFMQADRRIIRLDNSGSLDETVERLLRLIDSH, encoded by the coding sequence ATGAATGCTGGCAGGCTGATCTTTCTGATGGGGCCTTCCGGAGCCGGTAAGGACAGCGTGCTGCAGCGCTTGCAGCAAAGTCTTGAGGGGCGTGGCTGTCGCATAGCGCGGCGGGTCATCACTCGCTCAGCCGAGGCGATGGGCGAAGAGGCTGTTTCCGTGTCGCCTCGGGAGTTCGGCGAGCGCGAACGTGCCGGCGATTTTGCCATGGTCTGGCGTGCCAATGGCTTGGCTTACGGGATTCCCAGGGAAATCGAAGAATGGCTTGCCGATGGTTACCAAGTGATCGTCAATGGCTCGCGCGGTTATCTGGATGAGGCTCGCAGGAGGTACCCCGACCTGCTTGCCGTTCTGCTTCAGGTCGAGCCAGCCATCCTGAGAAGACGCCTGCTCGCTCGAGCGCGGGAGGATGTGGGTGAGATCGAAGCGCGGCTGGCACGAAGCGCTGAGCTGAGCGGCAGCGCTTTCATGCAGGCCGATCGGCGCATCATCCGACTGGATAACTCCGGCAGTCTCGACGAGACGGTGGAGAGACTGCTCCGGCTTATCGACAGCCACTAG
- the flgA gene encoding flagellar basal body P-ring formation chaperone FlgA, giving the protein MNARMTIIRRAMAKSLRCLAVLPALLALGYSTLTTASVTLPDQLIGDTQRFLEQAVADYLQRSNIQARHEVQINRLDPRLRLPICDQPLTITLETPAEPVGRVTMRVRCDGASPWTVFVPGQVRLYREVVTVSRPIKREGVLGEGDLMLAERDVGLLNQGYMIDLEQAIGRKATRALQPDQVLSPTFIRQAEVIRRGDQVVISARSGGINVRMPGEALSDGAVGKQISVRNQSSQRVVRARVTGPGQVEVSM; this is encoded by the coding sequence ATGAATGCACGAATGACAATTATCCGACGCGCGATGGCCAAGAGCCTTCGTTGCCTGGCAGTTTTACCTGCTTTACTGGCGCTCGGCTATAGCACGCTGACAACTGCCTCCGTCACCCTGCCCGATCAGCTTATCGGCGACACCCAGCGCTTTCTTGAGCAGGCAGTTGCAGACTATTTGCAGCGCAGCAATATTCAGGCGCGCCACGAGGTGCAGATCAACCGCCTTGACCCGCGTCTGCGCCTGCCTATATGCGATCAGCCGCTGACGATCACGCTGGAAACGCCGGCCGAACCCGTTGGCCGCGTGACCATGCGCGTACGCTGCGATGGCGCGTCTCCATGGACCGTATTCGTTCCCGGCCAGGTGCGCCTCTACCGCGAAGTGGTTACCGTGAGCCGCCCGATCAAGCGCGAAGGCGTACTCGGCGAGGGCGACCTGATGCTTGCTGAACGCGATGTCGGCCTGCTCAACCAGGGCTACATGATCGACCTGGAACAGGCGATCGGCCGCAAGGCCACTCGAGCTTTGCAACCGGACCAGGTACTGTCGCCTACATTCATACGTCAGGCGGAAGTCATCCGTCGCGGCGATCAGGTGGTGATCAGCGCACGCAGCGGCGGCATCAATGTACGCATGCCTGGCGAAGCTCTTTCCGATGGCGCCGTGGGCAAGCAGATCAGCGTGCGTAACCAGAGCTCGCAGCGCGTGGTGCGCGCACGGGTTACCGGCCCAGGGCAGGTTGAAGTATCAATGTGA
- a CDS encoding chemotaxis protein CheV, with amino-acid sequence MAGVMDSVNQRTQLVGQNRLELLLFRLDGPQLYGINVFKVKEVLQCPKLTIMPKSSHVVRGVANIRGGTIPILDLSIATGKRPLADLDGSFVIITEYNTKVQGFLVRSVERIVNMNWEEIHPPPKGTGRDHYLTAVTRLDEKLVEIIDVEKILAEVAPTSEVISAGVIDVEVQTKAVSQHVLIVDDSSVARKQVMRCLQTVGVEVTALNDGRQALDYLQAMVAEGKSPEQELLMMISDIEMPEMDGYTLTAAIRADARMQKLHILLHTSLSGVFNQAMVKKVGANDFLAKFRPDDLASRVVDRIKAG; translated from the coding sequence ATGGCCGGTGTGATGGATTCGGTCAACCAGCGAACTCAGCTGGTTGGGCAAAATCGCCTGGAACTGCTGTTGTTTCGTCTCGACGGCCCTCAGCTGTACGGGATTAACGTCTTCAAGGTGAAGGAGGTGTTGCAATGCCCGAAACTCACCATCATGCCCAAATCGAGCCATGTGGTTCGGGGCGTGGCCAACATCCGCGGTGGCACGATTCCGATCCTGGATCTGTCCATCGCCACCGGTAAGCGTCCGCTCGCTGACTTGGATGGCAGCTTCGTGATCATCACCGAGTACAACACCAAGGTGCAGGGCTTCCTGGTCCGCTCGGTGGAGCGCATCGTCAATATGAACTGGGAGGAGATTCATCCGCCACCCAAGGGCACAGGGCGTGATCATTACCTGACGGCGGTCACCCGGCTGGATGAGAAGCTGGTCGAGATCATCGACGTCGAGAAGATTCTCGCCGAGGTAGCGCCGACCTCCGAGGTTATTTCGGCTGGGGTGATCGATGTCGAGGTGCAGACCAAGGCTGTCAGCCAGCACGTGCTGATCGTCGATGACTCCTCGGTGGCCCGTAAGCAGGTGATGCGCTGTCTGCAGACTGTCGGTGTGGAAGTCACGGCATTGAACGATGGTCGTCAGGCGCTCGATTACCTGCAGGCCATGGTCGCTGAGGGCAAGTCGCCCGAGCAGGAGTTGCTGATGATGATTTCCGATATCGAGATGCCGGAAATGGATGGTTATACCCTGACGGCAGCGATTCGTGCCGATGCGCGCATGCAGAAGCTGCACATTCTGCTGCATACTTCGCTGTCCGGCGTATTCAACCAGGCAATGGTGAAAAAAGTGGGTGCCAACGATTTCCTGGCGAAATTCCGCCCGGATGATCTGGCATCACGAGTCGTGGATCGCATCAAGGCCGGCTGA
- a CDS encoding Lrp/AsnC family transcriptional regulator, which translates to MHEPLSAIDRRILRLLQRNADLSAAEIAKKVELSQSPCWRRINRLQEEGFIERKVALLSHKRLGFTITVFVSIKLSAHGRSNLDEFERAIAGYPEVIECYTMAGSSDYLLKVVARDIASYERFLRDQLLQRPHVQEAHSGIAMSEVKRTTELPLD; encoded by the coding sequence ATGCACGAGCCTCTAAGCGCCATCGACCGGAGAATCCTTCGTCTGCTGCAGCGTAACGCCGACCTCAGTGCGGCGGAAATCGCCAAGAAGGTAGAGCTGTCCCAATCGCCCTGCTGGCGTCGCATCAACCGTCTGCAGGAAGAAGGCTTCATCGAACGCAAGGTCGCCCTGCTCAGCCACAAGCGCCTCGGCTTTACCATCACCGTGTTCGTCAGCATCAAGTTGTCGGCACACGGGCGCAGCAATCTGGATGAGTTCGAGCGGGCGATTGCCGGTTACCCAGAGGTCATCGAGTGCTACACCATGGCCGGTAGCTCGGACTATCTGCTCAAGGTGGTGGCCCGCGATATCGCCAGCTACGAGCGTTTTCTACGCGACCAGTTGCTGCAGCGCCCCCATGTGCAGGAAGCCCACTCGGGCATCGCCATGAGTGAAGTCAAGCGCACCACCGAGTTGCCTCTGGACTGA
- a CDS encoding PA3371 family protein, with product MSKPAVLFLLIAVLSAGLLVLPEQAQWLTSTAKITLTMSSVALAVALLIGKRVKFDPILR from the coding sequence ATGTCCAAACCAGCTGTGTTGTTTCTGCTGATCGCGGTTCTGTCCGCTGGCCTGCTGGTCCTGCCCGAGCAGGCCCAGTGGCTCACATCGACCGCTAAGATCACCCTGACGATGAGCAGCGTCGCGCTAGCTGTCGCCCTGCTTATAGGCAAGCGGGTCAAGTTCGACCCGATTCTGCGCTAA
- the flgM gene encoding flagellar biosynthesis anti-sigma factor FlgM, with the protein MVIDFNRLNSSTPASTSRAGGTQGGKNEAIDNKAAGSAVTTQQSTASGKSGESVQLSSEAQQLQKTVDKLRDQPAVDSDRVAKLKQAVADGSYQVDSQRVASKLLNFESQR; encoded by the coding sequence ATGGTCATCGACTTCAACCGACTCAACAGCTCCACGCCAGCCAGCACCAGCCGTGCCGGCGGTACTCAGGGCGGCAAGAACGAAGCCATCGACAACAAGGCTGCCGGCAGCGCCGTTACGACTCAGCAGAGCACCGCCAGCGGCAAAAGCGGCGAGTCCGTACAACTGAGCAGCGAAGCACAACAATTGCAGAAAACCGTCGACAAGCTGCGTGACCAGCCGGCCGTCGACAGTGATCGAGTAGCCAAGCTGAAACAGGCCGTTGCTGACGGCAGTTATCAGGTCGACAGTCAGCGCGTCGCCAGCAAGCTGCTCAACTTCGAATCCCAGCGCTAG
- a CDS encoding flagellar brake protein, translating to MSNPFAQDCGPQPPKVLKAPVEIIANLRLLQQHHDPLILTFQDRNQRFQSFVIEIDRDRNLLILDEMIPSDGERYLQNGEAFSVESLHDGVRIAWECPTGMRVGEHEGERCYFGTIPPEVHYHQRRNAFRAAIKQSEQVKVQLGGTRLRNPLDGLMLDISASGCKIRLAGDATKQLQPGQIYEAFCAQLPVGKLETAIELRHARYDDKFDATFAGLHFDNLSGLQQRLIERFVYQLQREARRFESDGFL from the coding sequence GTGTCCAACCCCTTCGCTCAGGACTGTGGCCCGCAACCTCCCAAAGTGCTCAAGGCGCCCGTGGAGATCATTGCCAATCTACGTCTGCTGCAACAGCACCATGACCCCTTGATCCTGACCTTTCAGGATCGCAATCAGCGTTTTCAGAGCTTCGTTATCGAGATCGACCGAGATCGCAACCTGCTGATACTCGACGAGATGATCCCGAGCGACGGCGAGCGCTACCTGCAAAATGGCGAAGCCTTCAGCGTCGAATCTCTGCATGACGGGGTACGCATAGCCTGGGAGTGCCCGACGGGTATGCGCGTTGGCGAACATGAGGGCGAGCGCTGCTATTTCGGCACGATCCCCCCTGAGGTGCATTACCACCAGCGCCGCAACGCCTTCCGTGCCGCAATCAAGCAATCCGAACAGGTCAAGGTACAGCTGGGCGGAACGCGACTGCGCAATCCGCTCGACGGCCTGATGCTGGATATCTCGGCATCGGGCTGCAAGATCCGCCTCGCCGGTGATGCCACCAAACAGCTGCAGCCTGGGCAGATCTACGAGGCCTTCTGCGCACAGCTGCCGGTCGGCAAGCTGGAGACGGCCATTGAACTGCGCCACGCTCGTTATGACGATAAGTTCGATGCCACATTTGCAGGCCTGCACTTCGACAACCTGAGCGGCCTTCAGCAACGTCTGATCGAGCGCTTCGTCTACCAGTTACAGCGCGAAGCGCGTCGGTTCGAGAGCGACGGCTTCCTGTAG
- a CDS encoding Arc family DNA-binding protein, translated as MRPMKQAIYSSRTADKFVVRLPDGMRERIADVARQHHRSMNSEIIARLEQSMLQEGALDDELGVRLDSPELSLHERELLQRFRQLSRRQQNALVALIAHDAEMAAGNDD; from the coding sequence ATGCGCCCTATGAAACAGGCTATCTACTCCAGCCGTACGGCTGACAAGTTCGTCGTTCGGTTGCCCGACGGCATGCGCGAGCGCATCGCTGACGTGGCCCGCCAACACCACCGCAGCATGAACTCCGAGATCATCGCTCGCCTGGAGCAAAGCATGCTTCAGGAAGGCGCTCTGGACGACGAGCTCGGCGTCCGCCTCGACAGCCCTGAGCTGTCACTGCATGAACGCGAACTGCTGCAGCGCTTCCGCCAATTGTCGCGCCGCCAGCAGAACGCCCTCGTTGCGCTGATCGCGCACGATGCCGAGATGGCCGCCGGCAACGACGACTGA